From Camelina sativa cultivar DH55 chromosome 7, Cs, whole genome shotgun sequence, one genomic window encodes:
- the LOC104704179 gene encoding uncharacterized protein LOC104704179 produces MALDTASRGDFSTNIAAEANLLIENLATSNSNHSHEYDCFVHVVNSVNTDVIKSLTAEVDLLLKRDQQAVNMCDGQMGVYQQVGVNSGFEGTEELNYVRGKGNYQNHGFNQNYRNNPNLSYRSTNVENPQDQLYPPHNQQGNFPQVFQNKGAGFNSSNVQGYHAPSAAPQDNKLELMMQVLLDGHKKSSDEINVKIDSMYNDLNRKFERLSSRVDSIDKRVSAISSRSKNKDSCNAITLHGGIEDGLSCAVINSRLASSETGSISPEPRPASPIHSDNSSLISREVGSTIPPIDQSFPSITQNLSWKVSDRPIYVQTDARESLLVEPNPNRPQIPFPRRHVKKPLDETKGSKAYIFVKKVYNDVVVEEKDLVKVKAFLAREKNIHAPALKRLPKLEDPGKFVVPCSILGVNFEDSLCDIRSSVNVMSKAVVERLGIADMKASKVSLKFANVVTTTPQGFINNLDVRVGSCLVATEFHVVEMSKGSEMPLILRRPFLATVGAVVDLPNKRITFSNIDDKVFYNAITANEAIRHGSSLVVEHEKKVDVMIMGENSDKNEVEEVLDGDIHSPGKRSKKVKKRDRQKIERAIRDLCVTLVPQKYVRDTIEYKVKCKGISRPFSKVKGILTPEFKEKGQEAMDDMLKKNLELKLTNWRTCSDMSSHPPIT; encoded by the exons ATGGCACTCGACACTGCCAGCAGAGGAGATTTTTCTACTAACATTGCCGCTGAAGCAAACCTCTTGATCGAAAACCTTGCAACGAGTAACAGCAATCATAGCCATGAGTATGATTGTTTTGTGCATGTTGTTAACTCCGTGAATACAGATGTTATTAAGAGTCTCACTGCCGAGGTAGATcttcttttgaagagagatcaGCAAGCTGTCAACATGTGCGACGGGCAGATGGGTGTGTATCAGCAAGTTGGAGTAAATTCAGGTTTTGAGGGGACAGAGGAGCTGAACTATGTAAGAGGAAAAGGGAACTATCAGAATCATGGGTTTAATCAGAATTATAGAAATAATCCTAATCTCTCCTACAGAAGCACCAACGTTgagaatcctcaggatcagCTGTATCCTCCACATAATCAACAAGGTAACTTCCCGCAAGTATTTCAGAACAAGGGTGCTGGATTTAATAGCTCAAATGTCCAAGGATACCACGCTCCATCTGCAGCTCCACAAGATAACAAACTCGAATTGATGATGCAAGTACTGCTGGACGGCCATAAGAAAAGTTCTGATGAGATTAATGTCAAGATTGATAGCATGTACAATGATTTGAATAGGAAATTTGAGAGGTTGAGTTCACGTGTTGATTCCATTGATAAGAGAGTCTCTGCTATTTCTTCTAGATCTAAGAACAAAGATTCATGCAATGCTATAACACTCCATGGTGGAATCGAAGATGGGCTGAGTTGTGCTGTGATCAACTCACGTTTGGCTTCCTCAGAGACAGGATCGATCAGTCCTGAGCCTAGACCGGCCAGTCCCATCCATTCTGATAATTCGAGTCTGATTTCTAGAGAAGTTGGATCGACCATTCCCCCTATAGATCAGTCGTTCCCATCAATAACGCAGAACCTGTCTTGGAAAGTCTCAGATCGACCGATCTACGTCCAGACCG ATGCTAGGGAGTCACTTCTTGTGGAACCAAATCCCAATAGGCCACAAATTCCTTTTCCAAGAAGACATGTGAAGAAACCTCTCGATGAAACGAA AGGCAGTAaagcatatatatttgttaagaaGGTTTACAATGATGTTGTGGTTGAAGAAAAGGATTTGGTGAAGGTTAAGGCGTTCTTGGCTCGAGAGAAGAACATTCATGCTCCAGCTTTGAAAAGACTACCCAAATTAGAAGATCCAGGAAaatttgttgttccatgctcCATCTTAGGAGTGAACTTTGAGGATTCCCTTTGTGATATTAGATCCAGTGTGAATGTAATGTCTAAGGCTGTTGTAGAGAGGTTGGGTATTGCTGATATGAAGGCTTCTAAGGTCTCTCTAAAGTTTGCAAATGTTGTCACCACGACTCCACAAGGCTTCATTAATAATTTAGATGTTCGAGTTGGGAGTTGCTTGGTTGCTACAGAATTTCACGTTGTGGAAATGAGCAAGGGTTCTGAAATGCCTTTGATTCTTAGGAGACCTTTCCTAGCAACAGTGGGAGCAGTTGTTGACTTGCCTAATAAGAGGATAACTTTCTCTAACATTGATGATAAGGTCTTCTACAACGCAATCACTGCAAATGAGGCTATACGACATGGCTCTTCTCTAGTTGTAGAACATGAGAAGAAGGTGGATGTCATGATAATGGGAGAGAATAGTGATAAGAATGAGGTCGAAGAAGTCCTGGATGGAGACATTCATTCTCCTGGGAAGAGGTCtaagaaggttaagaagagagacagGCAGAAGATAGAGAGAGCGATACGAGATCTTTGTGTAACCTTGGTACCCCAGAAATATGTTAGAGACACCATTGAGTACAAGGTGAAGTGTAAAGGAATATCTCGGCCTTTCTCTAAAGTTAAAGGCATCCTCACTCCAGAGTTTAAAGAGAAAGGCCAAGAAGCAATGGAtgatatgctgaaaaaaaatctGGAGCTTAAGCTGACGAATTGGAGAACTTGTTCTGATATGAGTTCTCATCCTCCTATCACTTGA
- the LOC104699836 gene encoding scarecrow-like protein 22: MPLPFEQFQGKGVLGFLDSSSSSPGYKIWGPDKLHGRVVVEDLCFVVNNGGFSEPTSVLDSVRSPSPFVSSSTTTLSSSHGGGGGAAAAAAADFSGADEKCDPMGFEDLDGVLSGGSPGQEESILRLIMSGGGGDVVDPGSEFVGFDTGSGSDPVIDNPNPLFGYGFPFHDATNPEILINPSPDFFSDPPAKRLNSGQPGSQQPQQWGFQFSDPGHESHDPFLTPPKLAGEDEHDQGDQSTLIIDQLFSAAVELIGRTTNGGDNNPNPILAQGILARLNHNLNKKDDDDDDTNSNNPKPPLHRAASYITEALHSLLQDSSSPPSLSPPQNLIFRIAAYRAFSESSPFLQFVNFTANQTILESLEGSSDRIHIVDFDIGYGGQWASLIQELAGKRNRSSSPPSLKITAFASPSTVSDEFELRFTEENLRSFAAETGVSFEIELLSMEILLNPTCWPLSLFRSSEKEAISVNLPISSVVSGYLPLILRFLKQISPNVVVCSDRTCDRNNDAPFPNGVINALQYYTTLLESLDSSNAEAVTRVERFCVQPSIQKLLTNRYRWMERTPPWRSLFGQCGFSPVTLSQTAETQAEYLLQRNPMRGFHLEKRQSSLSSLVLCWQRKELVAVSAWKC; the protein is encoded by the coding sequence ATGCCCCTACCCTTTGAGCAATTTCAAGGGAAGggggttttgggttttttagattcttcttcttcttctccgggaTACAAAATCTGGGGTCCAGATAAACTCCATGGAAGAGTAGTAGTTGAAGATCTCTGCTTTGTTGTTAACAATGGTGGTTTCTCGGAGCCGACGTCTGTTCTAGACTCTGTTAGAAGTCCAAGCCCtttcgtttcttcttcaaccaccACGCTGTCTTCCTCTcacggcggcggcggcggcgctgctgctgctgctgctgctgactTTTCCGGCGCCGATGAGAAATGCGACCCGATGGGTTTCGAGGATCTCGATGGTGTTCTCTCCGGTGGCTCTCCCGGACAAGAAGAGAGTATTCTTAGGTTAATCAtgtctggtggtggtggtgatgttgTGGATCCGGGTTCTGAGTTTGTGGGTTTCGACACCGGTTCTGGATCCGACCCGGTTATTGATAACCCTAATCCACTCTTTGGCTATGGCTTCCCTTTCCACGACGCAACGAACCCTGAGATTCTGATTAACCCAAGTCCTGATTTTTTCTCGGATCCTCCGGCTAAACGGCTCAATTCGGGTCAACCCGGATCTCAACAACCCCAACAGTGGGGTTTCCAGTTCTCGGATCCGGGTCACGAATCTCACGACCCGTTTCTCACTCCGCCCAAGCTAGCCGGTGAAGACGAACACGACCAAGGAGACCAGTCAACGTTAATCATCGACCAGCTATTCTCCGCGGCGGTGGAGCTAATTGGAAGAACCACAAACGGCGGAGATAACAATCCCAATCCCATCCTCGCGCAAGGGATATTGGCGCGGCTCAATCACAACCTTAACAAGAaggacgacgacgacgacgacactAACAGCAACAATCCTAAACCTCCGCTTCATAGAGCAGCTTCGTATATAACCGAAGCTCTTCACTCTCTCCTTCAAGACTCTTCATCACCACCGTCACTCTCTCCTCCTCAAAACCTAATCTTTCGAATCGCAGCTTACAGAGCTTTCTCAGAATCCTCACCGTTTCTTCAATTCGTCAACTTCACTGCAAACCAAACCATTCTCGAGTCCTTAGAAGGGTCGTCTGATCGGATTCACATTGTCGATTTCGATATCGGTTACGGAGGTCAATGGGCGTCTCTGATTCAAGAACTCGCCggaaaaagaaacagatctTCATCGCCTCCGTCGCTAAAGATCACAGCTTTCGCATCTCCTTCAACTGTCTCCGACGAATTCGAGCTCCGGTTCACAGAAGAGAATCTCAGAAGCTTCGCGGCAGAAACAGGTGTGTCCTTCGAAATCGAGCTCTTGAGCATGGAGATTCTCTTGAATCCTACTTGTTGGCCACTCTCTCTATTCCGATCATCGGAGAAAGAAGCAATCTCTGTGAATCTACCAATCAGCTCCGTTGTCTCCGGTTACCTCCCGTTGATCCTTCGTTTCTTGAAACAAATCTCTCCAAACGTGGTCGTTTGTTCAGACCGAACCTGCGACCGCAACAACGACGCACCGTTCCCTAACGGTGTGATTAACGCGCTTCAGTACTACACGACTTTGCTCGAGTCACTGGACTCGAGTAATGCGGAAGCTGTTACGAGGGTCGAGAGGTTTTGTGTGCAACCGTCCATACAGAAACTGTTGACGAATCGTTACCGCTGGATGGAGAGAACGCCGCCGTGGAGAAGCTTATTTGGGCAATGTGGGTTTTC